Below is a genomic region from Actinomyces weissii.
ACCGCTGGGAGCCGGAGCCCTTCGGGCTGCTGCTGACCGCCTTCCTGTGGGGGGCCGGGGTCAGCACGGTGGTCTCGATCGTGGTCAACACCACCGCCTCCGCCTTGGCCTACGGGGCCACCGGCGACCCTTTCGACGCCCAGTCCTTCTCCGCCGTGATCTCCGCCCCCGTGATCGAGGAGGCCACCAAGGGCCTGGGGGTGCTGCTGATCTTCCTGATCTGGCGGCGCAACTTTGACGGCCCGGTGGACGGGGTGGTCTACGCGGCGGTGACCGCGGCGGGCTTTGCTTTTGCGGAGAACATCCTGTACTTCGTCAGGTACCAGGACACGATCCTGCTGACCTTCGTGCTGCGCGGGGTGGCCTCGCCCTTCGCGCACATCATGTTCACCGCCAGCACCGGCCTGGCCCTAGGGGTTAGCGCCACCATGCGCTCCCGCCAGGCCTGGGTGTGGATGACCCCCCTGGGGCTGGCCGGGGCGATAGGCATGCACGCCTTCTGGAACGGGGTGGTCTCCTCCAACCCGCTGTCCACCTACTTCTTCGTGGAGGTGCCGCTGTTCTTCGGCTTCGTGGGCCTGGTGGTGGGCCTGCGCGCCGCGGAGCGCAAGACCCTGCGGCTGCGCCTGCTGGACTACGCCGGCTCTGGCTGGTTCGTGCCGGCTGAGATCGATATGCTCTCCACCTTCAGCGGCAGGAGGTTGGCCCGCACCTGGGCCAACAGGCTGGGGCCACGCCAGGGGCAGGCGATGCAGGACTTCCAGAAGGCCGCCTCCGAGCTGGCCAACCTGCGCCGTCGGGCCATGCAGGGACACGCTGAGGCCAGCTTCCAGCAACAAGAGCGCGCCCTGCTGGACCGGGTGGTCTACGCCCGCCAGGTCTACCAGGGACGGGCCTGAGATGACCTGTGGAGCCGTTCCGGGGAGGGTGCCCGACAACTGGCGCGAGCTCCTGGATCCCCAGGAGTGGCGGCTGAACCATGAGGGCCTGCCCGCGCGGGAGGCCGCCCGGGTCATCGCCCTGCGCACCGTCCCGGAGCCCGCGATCCTGCTGGTGGAGGGCCACGACTTCGGCGACGCCGCCCACTGCTGGGCCTTCACCCCTGGTGGGGGCCTGCTGCCCGGAGAGAGCCCCCTGGAAGGGGCCCGCCGGGAGCTGTTAGAGGAGACGGGCCTGGGCCTGCGCCCGGAGCAGCTGCACGGTCCGGTGCTGGAGCGCTCCTCACGCTTCGAGTTCAACCTGGTCACCTGCCGGCAGAACGAGCTCTACTACCTGGTGCGCCTGGAGGGCCAGGACGTGCGGCAGGCGGACGAGCTCCAGGGGGAGGACGGCCAGCTGGACCGCTCGGGGTGGACCGCCCAGGAGCGGGAGGTGCTGGACTCCCTGCGCTGGTGGAGCCTGGAGGAGCTGGACGCCGCCGTGGCCACCGGGCTGACCGTCTACCCCCGGAACCTGCCTGCCCTGGCCCGCCAGCTGCTGGAGGGCTGGGACGGGCGGCTGCACCGGATGGTGGAGGAGGACTGAGACGTGTCCAGGCTCTCGCGGCCCGGCGGGGCCCAGGCGGCTGCGGTTCTAGCCTGGGCGGAGCCGGGCGTTAGGATTGCCGAGGTTTTCCGTCAGCCGGGCCCGGCCGACGGTGGCAGCGAGGCGTCCCGGGCGGGCGCAAGACGATCTAGAGCCAGGAGGACATATGTCGGGGCACTCTAAGTGGGCCACCACCAAGCACAAGAAGGCCGCGATCGACGCCAAGCGGGGCAAGCTCTTTGCGCGCCTGATCAAGAACATCGAGGTCGCGGCCCGCACCGGCGGCGGCGACCCGGCTGGCAACCCGACCCTGTTCGACGCGATCCAGAAGGCCAAGAAGAACTCCGTCCCGGCCGACAACATCACCCGTGCCGTCAAGCGTGGCTCCGGCGAGGAGGCCGGTGGCGCCGACTGGCAGACCATCATGTACGAGGGCTACGGGCCAGCCGGGGTGGCCTTCCTGGTGGAGTGCCTGACCGACAACCGCAACCGGGCGGCCTCTGACGTGCGGGTGGCCTTCACGCGCACCGGCGGCAACCTGGCCGACCCCGGCTCGGTGGCCTACAACTTCAGCCGCAAGGGCATCGTGGAGATCGCCAAGGCGGAGGGCATTGACGAGGACACCATCCTGATGGCGGTCCTGGAGGCGGGCGCCGAGGAGGTCGTGGAGGGCCCGGAGTCCTTCGAGGTCATCTGCGAGCCCACGGACCTGGTGGCGGTGCGCCAGGCCGTCACCGAGGCCGGTATGGAGTACGAGTCGGCCGAGTCCCAGTTCGTGGCCGCCACCAAGGTGGAGGTGGACCTGGAGGGCGCCAGGAAGGTCATGCGCCTGATCGACGCCCTGGAGGACCTGGACGACGTGCAGAACGTCTTCACCTCCGTGGAAGTCTCCGCCGAGGTCGCCGCTGCCCTGGAGTCCGAGGAGGACTGAGCCTGCCGGGTCGCTGCCGTGCCAGCCTCTAGCCGTGTGTCCGTGAGCCGGCTGCGGGTCCTGGGAGTGGACCCCGGCCTGACCCGCTGCGGCCTGGGCTGCGTGGACATCGACTCCCGGCGCCGGGCGCGCCTGGTGGAGGTCGGGGTGGTGCGCACCGCGCCGCACACCAGCCCAGAGCTGCGCCTGCTGGCCGTGGCCGAGGCCCTGGAGGACTGGATCGCCCGCCTGGGGCCCAACGCTGTCTCGGTGGAGCGGGTCTTCGCGCAGGACAACCTGCGCTCGGTGATCGGCGTGGCCCAGGTGATGGGCGTGGTGATGGTGGCCGGGGCCCGGGCGGGCCTGGAGGTCGCCCAGCACACCCCCTCCGAGGCCAAGGCCGCCGTGACCGGCTCCGGCACCGCGGGCAAGGCCCAGGTGCAGGCCATGGTCCAGCGGATCCTGGGCCTGACGGAGCCGCCCCGGCCTGCCGACGCCGCTGACGCCCTGGCGCAGGCCATCTGCCACGGCTGGCGGGGCGGGGGCACCGGCGCGGACGGGATCACGGAGATGGTCTCAGCCGGAGGGGCCGTGCGCGCGAGCGCCCGCACCCCCGCCCAGCAGCAGTGGGCGGCCGCCCAGGCCGCCGCCCGCCGCACCGGCGCCGTGGACCCGCGCCGTCTCCGCCGTCGTAGCCCCTGAGCCTGCTACAGTTCGCACATATGTTCGACTAGGGTGGTGCCTGGTGGGGCTGGCGCCGGTCCCAGTAGCGGCTGGCCCAGGCGGGTCCTGCCCGCAGGTACCGGCAGGCACTGGCAGTCACAACTGGAAGGCTAAGGACACCCATGATCTCCTCACTGCGTGGCAAGGTGCTGGACCTCAGCCTCAGCGCCGCCGTCATCGAGGTCGGTGGTGTGGGGCTGCGGGTCCTGGCCACCCCCACCACCCTGGCGGGCTTGCAGGTGGGGCAGGAGGCCCAGGTCTACACCGAGCTGATCGTCCGGGAGGACTCCCTGACCCTCTACGGCTTCGCTGAGGTAGATGAGCGTGACTGCTTCCAGGTGCTGCTCGGGGCCAAGGGCGTGGGGGCCAAGCTGGCCCTGGCGATGCTGGCGGTCCACACCCCGGACTCGCTGCGCCGGATCATCGCCAGCCAGGACGTGGCGGCACTCAAGCGCGTGCCGGGCCTGGGCCCCAAGGGGGCACAGCGGGTGATTATCGACGTCGGTGACAAGCTGGGGGCGGTGCGTGGCGGCGAGCTGCCCCCGGTGGTGCCCGCCGCCGACCAGGCTGCCGCGGGCAGCGCCAACCCCGACGTCGTCGCCGCCCTGGTGCAGCTGGGCTGGAGCGAGGCGGCAGCCACCCAGGCGGTGGCTGAGGTGGAGGGCACCGCGGAAGGCTCCACCCTGGGCGTGCCCGAGCTCCTGCGCGCCGCACTGCGCCTGCTAGGAGGGGGCCGACGTGGCTGAGTGGGAGCAGGCTCCGGCGCGGGTGGTGGGCCCCGGCGCTGACGAGGCGGAGAGGGCCTCGGAGGCGGCGCTGCGCCCCAAGCGCCTCGAGGACTTCATCGGCCAGGAGGTGGTGCGCGGCCAGCTCTCCGTGGTGCTGCGGGCGGCCATCGCGCGGGGGGCCACCCCTGACCACGTGCTGCTGTCCGGCCCGCCCGGCCTGGGCAAGACCACCCTGGCCATGAT
It encodes:
- a CDS encoding PrsW family intramembrane metalloprotease, with protein sequence MSMLRPGDGWAPRPGYTPKGQALGLATAQAERISYESSVSWIQPGAIAQSRRSDYARYGLTLLGGAGLLGVLWLIASQAGGALGLLLPTLLALIPLAVVLGSVIWVDRWEPEPFGLLLTAFLWGAGVSTVVSIVVNTTASALAYGATGDPFDAQSFSAVISAPVIEEATKGLGVLLIFLIWRRNFDGPVDGVVYAAVTAAGFAFAENILYFVRYQDTILLTFVLRGVASPFAHIMFTASTGLALGVSATMRSRQAWVWMTPLGLAGAIGMHAFWNGVVSSNPLSTYFFVEVPLFFGFVGLVVGLRAAERKTLRLRLLDYAGSGWFVPAEIDMLSTFSGRRLARTWANRLGPRQGQAMQDFQKAASELANLRRRAMQGHAEASFQQQERALLDRVVYARQVYQGRA
- a CDS encoding NUDIX hydrolase gives rise to the protein MTCGAVPGRVPDNWRELLDPQEWRLNHEGLPAREAARVIALRTVPEPAILLVEGHDFGDAAHCWAFTPGGGLLPGESPLEGARRELLEETGLGLRPEQLHGPVLERSSRFEFNLVTCRQNELYYLVRLEGQDVRQADELQGEDGQLDRSGWTAQEREVLDSLRWWSLEELDAAVATGLTVYPRNLPALARQLLEGWDGRLHRMVEED
- a CDS encoding YebC/PmpR family DNA-binding transcriptional regulator produces the protein MSGHSKWATTKHKKAAIDAKRGKLFARLIKNIEVAARTGGGDPAGNPTLFDAIQKAKKNSVPADNITRAVKRGSGEEAGGADWQTIMYEGYGPAGVAFLVECLTDNRNRAASDVRVAFTRTGGNLADPGSVAYNFSRKGIVEIAKAEGIDEDTILMAVLEAGAEEVVEGPESFEVICEPTDLVAVRQAVTEAGMEYESAESQFVAATKVEVDLEGARKVMRLIDALEDLDDVQNVFTSVEVSAEVAAALESEED
- a CDS encoding crossover junction endodeoxyribonuclease RuvC is translated as MDIDSRRRARLVEVGVVRTAPHTSPELRLLAVAEALEDWIARLGPNAVSVERVFAQDNLRSVIGVAQVMGVVMVAGARAGLEVAQHTPSEAKAAVTGSGTAGKAQVQAMVQRILGLTEPPRPADAADALAQAICHGWRGGGTGADGITEMVSAGGAVRASARTPAQQQWAAAQAAARRTGAVDPRRLRRRSP
- the ruvA gene encoding Holliday junction branch migration protein RuvA, coding for MISSLRGKVLDLSLSAAVIEVGGVGLRVLATPTTLAGLQVGQEAQVYTELIVREDSLTLYGFAEVDERDCFQVLLGAKGVGAKLALAMLAVHTPDSLRRIIASQDVAALKRVPGLGPKGAQRVIIDVGDKLGAVRGGELPPVVPAADQAAAGSANPDVVAALVQLGWSEAAATQAVAEVEGTAEGSTLGVPELLRAALRLLGGGRRG